Part of the Dyella humicola genome, CATCAATACGTTCTTGTGCGCCGATTCCGGGAAGAAGTTGAGGATGCGTTCCAGCGTCTGGTCGGCGTTGTTGGAGTGCAACGTGGCCAGGCACAGGTGGCCGGTTTCGGAGAACGCGATGGCCGCTTCCATGGTGTCGGTATCGCGGATCTCGCCGATCATGATCACGTCCGGTGCCTCGCGCATCGCATTGCGCAGGGCCTCGTGATAGCTGTGCGTGTCCAGGCCGACTTCGCGCTGGTTCACGATCGAGCGCTTGTGGCGGTGCAGGTACTCGATCGGATCCTCGATGGTGAGGATGTGGCCCGACGAGTGCTGGTTGCGGTGATCGATCATCGCCGCCAGCGTGGTCGACTTGCCGGAGCCGGTGGCGCCGACCACCAGGATCAACCCACGCGGCTCCATGATCAGTTCGCGGAAAATGCCCGGCAGCTGCAGCTGATCGACGCTGGGAATCTCGCTCTTGATGGCACGGATCACCATGCCTACTTCGCCACGCTGCTTGAAGACGTTGATGCGGAAGCGGCCGGCTTCTTTCACCGCCAGCGCCATATTCAGCTCCAGGTCCCGCTCGAACTGCGGTACCTGGCCCTCGTCCATCAACGAATAGGCGATCTTCTTGACCATGCCGCTAGGCAGGCCGGTATTGCCCAGCGGGTACAGCTTGCCCTCGACTTTTATGTTCACAGGTGCGCCCGTCGTCAGGAACATATCCGACGCGCCCTTGTCAACCATTAGCTTGAGGAAGTAACCAATGTCCACTCGAATCCCCTGAATTTCGCGCGCATTGCTAAAGTGGATTATGCCCGCCCACAATACGCTGCGACACTCCGAGAGGAATGAGTGATGGTGCACATCTTTTTCCCGCTGTTCGGGCGCCCTAGGGGTGCTCGCCTGGCGGTTTCGACCCTGACGCTGGCATTCACGCTGGCGCTTTCCGGCTGCGCCTCCACGCCGCCGCCGGACGGGATCATGAACCAGGCCCAGGTGCAGCTGCAGGCTGCCCGCGATGCCGACGCCGCCGATTACGCGCCGGTGGACCTGGGTTTTGCGCAAAACAAGTTCCAGCAGGCCCAGGCCGCCATGGCCAAGGGCAAATATGACGATGCCGCTACCCTGGCCGACGAAGCCCGAGCGGATGCTGAGTTGGCCCGCGCCAAGGCCCGCCTTGCCGCGGCCCGGTCGCAGATCCAGAGCAAGGGCGACGCCAACCGCCAGCTGCGTGATCAGATCGACCAGTCGCTGAGCCATGAACAGCAGCAGGACCAGAGCCAGAATCCGGCCCTTCCGGTCCAGCAGCAGGCCCCGGCGGATATGCCGGCTCCCGCTGCTTCCTCGCTTGCCGAGCCCATCCCCCAGGGGCAGGGTTTCCAGACCGTACCCCAGTCGACCACTGACCAGGGAGGTCATCCATGAATACCTTGACCCTCCGTTGTTCGGCGCTCGTTCTGGCGATGGCTGCCGTGGGTATCGCTCACGCCAGCAACAAGGACGACATGGACATCGCCCGCTTGAACAGCAGCCTTGACCAGCTCGCCAGCGACCCGGCGCTGGGCAGCTACGCCCAGGCTGAGCAGGCACGCGCCCGCGACGCCATCAACCAGCTGGCTCAGGCCCGCTCCCGCGACCGTGCCCATGCGCTCTATCTGGCCGAGCGCCGGGTCGACCTCGCACGCGCCACGGCACAGCTGCAGGACGCGCAGCTGAAGATCAACCAGCTCGACCGCGAGCACGACCAGATCCTGCTCGACGGCAGTCGCCGCGAGGCCGATCAGGCCCGCCGTGAGCTCGATCGCCAGCGCCTGCAGTACCAGATGGCGCAGGAAGAGGCCGCACGCCAGCAGGCAGAAGGTGCCGAAGCCACCGCCCAGGCGCAGGCCGAGGCGCTGCAGGCCAAGAAGCTCGCCGCCGCGCAGGCCAAGGCCGCCAATGCCGCCAAAAAGCAAGCCGACTTGGCAGCCCAGGCAGCGCGAGCGATGCGTGCGCAGATGCAGGGCGACAGCTCGTCCTCTGACGACAGCAGTTCAAAGAAAGATCAGGGCAAGTAAGACGCGAGCCCGTCCGAAGGCCGGCAGGGTGATCCTGTCGGCCTTCCTACTTTCGGTGAGTAGGGCAAGGCGAAGTCGCTTGCTGCGAGGTTTCGTTCAAGATCCGGAAAGTCTTCGTTGTATTCGTGCAAAAGACTGTTCTGGCAGCCTTTTTTTCGAATATTTGGCGGTCGATCTAGTCCCTTTGTGACGCTTGCATGACCCGGATCCGGGGAGTAGGGTCAAGTTCCCAAGGCGCACTTCGCCCCTTGGGTCATTGACCGGAATCATGCAGCTACCCACCCCCTACATCGAAGTCCATGGCCCGCTCAACCGGCATGGATGGCGGGCGCGTGCATGTCGTTCAGCGTCTGAGGGCGCCCCCACGGGTCGCCCGTCGTTCTCTCCAGAGGAGGTCGAATCATGTTTGAAAACCAGCAGCGTGATGATGTCGAAGCCTTGATGAAGGCCGACGCGGAGTTTCGTCGGCTCTACCAACACCACCAAGAACTCGACAGCAAGGTGCACGACGCCGAGATTGGCGTGCTTCCCATCGACGACATGACGTTATCGGGCATGAAGAAGGAGAAACTCCACGCGAAGGAGCGGCTCCAGCGCATGTGGGACAATCACGCGCACCGCATCAACTAAATCTGCGAGTTTTCGCATGAACGCGGCCCCGGTACCTCCCGCAAGGGAACGGTTTCCGGGGCCGCTCCGTTTTTGGCATGGGGGAAGGGGGTACCGCGGCTCGGTTATCATCAGAGCCCCTTCTGGTCGTGATGACGCGACCGGTGCTTTCTGCAAGGAGTCCCCATGACGGTCCACCAGAGTGTCCTCGAACTGATCGGACGTACCCCGATGGTACGCGCGCAGCGCCTGGACGTCGGACCGTGTCAGCTTTTCCTCAAGCTGGAGAGCACCAATCCTGGCGGATCGATCAAGGATCGCATTGGTCTCTCGATGATCGAGGGCGCCGAGCGCGCCGGAAAGATTCGTCCCGGCGACACCCTGGTGGAGGGTACCGCGGGCAATACCGGTCTTGGCTTGGCCCTGGTGGCCCAGCAGAAGGGCTACCGCCTGATCCTGGTGGTGCCCGACAAGATGAGCCGCGAGAAGATCTTCAACCTCAAGGCCATGGGTGCCGAAGTGGTGCTCACCCGCTCCGATGTCGCCAAGGGCCATCCGGAGTACTACCAGGACATGGCCGAGCGCATCGCGCGCGAGACCCCGGGTGCGTACTTCATCAACCAGTTCGGCAACATGGACAACCCGGCCGCGCATATCGCCACGACGGGACCGGAGATTCTCGAGCAGCTGGACGGGCAGGTCGATGCCATCGTGGTCGGTTGCGGCTCGTCGGGCACGCTCAGCGGACTGTCCAAGTTCTTCGCCGAGCATTCGCCAAGCACCGAGTTCGTGCTGGCCGATCCGGTTGGCTCAATCCTTGCGCAATACATCAACGAAGGCACGCTGTCGGCCAAGTCCGGCAGCTGGATGGTGGAGGGCATCGGTGAGGATTTTCTGCCGAGCATCAGCGACTTCACCCGCGTGAAGAAGGCCTATGCGATTCCCGACAAGGAAAGCTTCCTTGTGGCACGCGAACTGCTGGCGAAAGAGGGCATCCTCGGCGGGTCATCCACCGGCACGTTGCTGGCAGCGGCGCTGCGCTACTGCCGCGAACAGACCAGTCCCAAGCGTGTGGTGACCTTGGTCTGCGATACGGGCAACAAGTACCTGTCGAAGATGTACAACGATTACTGGATGCTCGACAACGGCTTCATCGAGCGCGAGCAGTATGGCGATCTGCGCGACTTGCTGCTGCGCCCGTTCGCGCAGCGCGACACGGTGGTGATCGGGTCGAACGAGCTGCTGATGACAGCCTATACACGCATGAAGCTATACGACGTCTCCCAGCTTCCCGTGATGGACGGGGATCGCCTGGTAGGCATCCTGGACGAGTCCGATGTGCTGATGCACGTGCACTCCGACGAGAGCCGGTTCCGTGATGTCGTGTCCACCGCGATGACCAGCAACCTGGAGATGCTCGACGTGCGTTCGCCGATCGAAGCGTTGCTACCGGTATTCGATCGTGGCCACGTGGCCATCGTCGTCGATGGCGAGCAGTTCCTGGGCCTGATCACCCGGATCGATCTGCTGAACTATCTACGCCGCAAGGTGCATTGAATGGCGGCTTGAGGCGAGTCCAGGATGAATGATCCGATCGCCCGCCCGTTGCCATGAAAGCTTGTTGAAATCGCGTGCGTGGAAAGTCGCCGTTCGCGGCCGCCTGGATCGCACCTGTTTCGAAGGAGTAACACCCGATGTGTGGAATCGTTGCCGCTGCCGCCCAGCGTGATGTGGCGCCGCTGTTGATCGCCGGCCTGAAGGCGCTGGAATATCGCGGATACGACTCGGCCGGTCTGGCCGTGCTGGATCGCGGCGAGATTCGCCGCGTACGCGCGAAGGGCAAGGTGCGCGAGATGGAATCGCTGTATCTGGCCGAGCCCTTCCCTGGTGGCACCGGCATCGCGCACACCCGCTGGGCCACGCATGGCGTGCCCAATGAGGCGAATGCGCATCCGCACATGGCCGGCAGCGTAGCGCTGGTGCACAACGGCATCATCGAGAACTACGCCAGCCTGCGCGCCGATCTGCAGGCGCGCGGTCACGTATTTACCTCGGAGACCGACACCGAGGTGATGGCCGCCCTGATCAACGAACACGTCGAGTCGGGCTTGAGCCTTCGCGATGCCGTGATGGCGACCGTGCGGGAGCTCGAGGGTGCCTATGCCATTGCCGTGATCAGCAGCAAGGAGCCGGGTCGCGTCATCGGAGCACGCCATGGCGCGCCGCTGCTGATTGGCGTGGGTATTGGCGAGCATTTCCTGGGTTCGGATGCGCAGGCCCTGATCCAGGTCACCAACAAGATCATCTATCTCGACGAGGACGACGTTGCCGAGATCACGCGCGATAGCGTGGCGATCTTCGGTCTCGACGGTCAGCGTGTCGAGCGCTCCATGCATGAAAGCGAGTTGTCGGCCGATGCGGTGGAACGTGGTGAGTATCGCCACTACATGCAGAAGGAGATCTTCGAACAGCCCCATGCCGTGGCGGCAACGCTGGAGGCGCGCATCGGTCCGCATGGCGTACTGCCCAATATCTTCGGCGTTGATGGCGATGAGCTGCTGAATCGCGTGCGCGGCCTGCATATCATCGCCTGCGGCACCAGCTATCACGCGGGCCTGGTCGCCAAGTACTGGCTCGAGGAGTACGCGCGCCTGCCGGTGAGCGTCGAAGTAGCGAGCGAGTATCGCTATCGCGAAGCGGTGGTGCCCGATGGCACGCTGTTTGTTGCCATCTCTCAGTCGGGCGAAACGGCAGACACGCTGGCTGCCATGCGCGAGTCTCGTCGCCGCGGCTATCTCGGCACCTTGGCCATCTGCAACGTGCCCGAATCGTCGGTGGTTCGCGAGGCTGATCTCAAGCTGATGACGCGTGCTGGCCCGGAAATCGGTGTGGCATCGACCAAGGCGTTCACGACCCAGTTGGCTGCGCTGGCCCTGCTTACCCTTCATCTGGCGCAATCGCGTGGACTGGATCGCGCGCGCTATGTGGATCTGTGCACACAGCTGCAGCACCTGCCGCGAGCCCTCGAAGACGCGCTCAAGCTGGAGCCGCAGATCATCGAGCTTTCGGCGCATCTGATCCATCGCCAGCACGCGCTGTTCCTCGGGCGCGGTGCGCAATATCCGGTGGCATTGGAAGGCTCGCTGAAGCTCAAGGAAATCTCCTATATCCACGCCGAGGCTTATCCTGCCGGCGAACTCAAACACGGTCCGTTGGCGCTGGTCGACGAAGACATGCCCGTCATCGCGGTGGCCCCCAACGGTCCGCTGCTGGACAAGCTCAAGTCCAACCTGCAGGAAGTGCGGGCGCGTGGCGGCGAATTGCTCGTGTTCGCCGATGGCGAAGCCTGCCTCGAAGGCAACAACGCTCGTGGCGTCACACTGCGCATCAACGGTGGTGGTGATTTCATCGCTCCCGCTGTGTTCACCGTGCCACTGCAGTTGCTCGCTTATCACGTGGCCGTGCTGCGCGGTACCGACGTCGACCAGCCGCGTAACCTGGCCAAGTCGGTCACGGTGGAATAGCGCCTCGTTGAGGCCGGCAAGTTGCGGCCTACGCAGGTTGTTCCTGACGAAGCCTTGGTTGAATCGCTATAGGCAACGCAGACTGGCCTCTGTGTTCCTGGAAAGGAAATGCCGTCTTCGCGCCCAGGACCGGCCGGCCGCAGGCCATGTCAGCAGGACGGCGAAGGAATTTTTGGAGAAGAAAATGGCTAAGGGCGTGCGGTCAATGATGCTGAAGTCCCATGACGACGAGCGCTCGACATCACTTTGCGGGTGCGAGCGTGAGGCTGATCGATGGCTCCCTGTTTCCGCTCCGGCGGATTCAGCCTTAAAGACGCTTGGCTGAATCCGATGCGTGCATTGTCCTGGCTCAAGAAAGCCCCTGCACAGCGAGCGCCGCATGCTGGTGGTTGCGACGATCTCGTTTCGTTGACCCTGGCGCTCCTGCTGTCTCCCCTGGCGGCGGCGACGCTGTTGGTCCGCGTGGCGGTCTATGGCGGTCTCTCGTTCCACTTAGCGGCATTACTGCAGACGGGCCTGACGCTCTCGCTCGCGGCAGGCGCGTTGGTGTTGGCGATGGTCTATCGCCGCGACCTGTGGGCGTTGGCGAGAGCCGCGAACAAAGAGGCGCTGGTTTGGATGTTGGTGGCATGCGCACTGGGAGCTCTGGCTGCCACTTGCCTGCATCGCCCCGATGCGGATGACGTGATCTATCTTCCGAAAGTGCTTTATCTGCTGGCGCATTCGGACGCCCGAATAGACGGTTTGATCCCCGAACTGGCTCACTCACCAGCACTATCACTTCCCATCGCCGCAGCACCGTACTATCCAACGTCCTACGAATTCGTCCAGGCCGTATTCGCCCATGTGAGCGGCTTGGACTTCCTGAAGGTCTACTACGTGCTTGCCCCTTGTGCGGCTGCCGCCTTCGGCGTCTTGTTCATCATTTTGAACCTGCGGCTGCTTGGCCTGTCTGCACGTACAGCGGCCATCTGCGCGGCGCTGCTGGTTCCCGTGCTCCTACTCATGGGCGAGAGCCATCGCAGTTTTGGCAATTTCACGCTGGTGCGCATGTTTCAGGCCAAGTGTGCATTTATTTTCGTCGGCTTGCAGGCGTCTATCGCGGTCTCGCTACTTTTCTTCAAGGAGCCGAAGGCGGCCCGTTGGGTCACCCTGCTGGTAGGGTTTTTGGCGGTAGTTGGCATGACGACCACCGCGCTGATCATGCTCCCCTTGCTCGCCATACCACTGTTTGTATCGTGGTGGTGCACCGAGTCGCATCGCCGCGTCATACCCGTGGGTGTCGCCTACGGCCTGGCGTTGCTGCCGGTTGCCGCATTCGCGCTCGACTATCGTCGGTATGCCTTGGAGCGCGCCGGTTACGGATCGGATCTCAATGCGGGCTTTCCCAACACGTTCATGGGTCAGCTGGACCTGGTCACTGGCGGATCGAGCCTGCCAACCGCATTTGTCGTCTTCGCGCTGGCAGCGGGTATTTGCCTCTATTCCTGGCGCGTTCGTCGGCACGCATTCTTGTTGCTGTGGACGGCGATTGCCTTCGCGCTGTATCTGAACCCGTGGTCTGCGCCGGGTATCATGAAATTTGTCGCCACGGAGAACATCTATTGGCGGCTTTTCTACCTGCTGCCGGTGCCTCTGATGATCGGCATGGCGCTTGGATACGGCCTGGATCGCATCGGCCCCGATGCCAGGGCCGGCCGACACCTGCCGTGGTTGGCGTTACTGGCTTTTGGCCTCGCGGTCGTGGTTGCGCCGACGTCCGTCACCCGCAAGGACAACGGGGTCCGCATCGCACCTCCCGGTTTGACGCTTGATGCCTATGCGGCGGACGCCCGTGCTTGCCTGGCGTTGGCAAAGCCCGGGTCGGTACTGGCCCCCATACCGTTGGCCCAGGATATGGTCCTGCTTTCGGCAGAGCATACGCTGCTTATTACGCGCGTCGATTTCTTGAAGAATGCCCTTTTCAACGAGCCGGATGAATTCAATCGACGCTACAGCGCAGCGAAATTCATTACGGGGGAGGGCGGACTTGGTCAGGACCTAGTCGACGTGCTGCAACGCGAACAGCCCGGCACCGTAGTCATCGCAGGCTCTGCTCGCGCTGAAGTCGAGCCTTATCTTGCTTCAGCGCACTACAGGCAGGTCGCCGGGGTGGGGGGCCGGTGGATGGTGTTCGAAAAGGCCGTGGCGCCCTGATAGAGCGCCATTTGACACGCCTGTCCAGTGATGGGCGGCGCCAATATAGTGACGCTTCGCTTGCAGCATGCTTGGTGAGGCCGCCGTCGCAGGCGCCCGCTAATCGACAGCCATGAGATCCTCTGGGCGTGCGCGCACTCTCATGAGCAGGTCCCCGATGGCCTGTTCGCTGGCGCGAAATACGTCCGCAAGCTTGTCTTCAAGGCCCAGCCAGAAGGGCATGCGCACCAATCGTTCGCTGACACTTTCAGTTACCCCGAGCGAGCCGTGCGCCCGGCCATAACGAAGTCCGGCAGGCGATGAATGCAGGGGCAGATAGTGGAATACAGTCTGCACTCCCTGCTGCCGCATTGTGTCGATAAACCGTGTCCGTGCGTCTAAGCTGCCCAGCAGCACCTGGTACATGTGCGCGTTGTGTCCGCACTGCGTCGGAATG contains:
- a CDS encoding PilT/PilU family type 4a pilus ATPase, translating into MDIGYFLKLMVDKGASDMFLTTGAPVNIKVEGKLYPLGNTGLPSGMVKKIAYSLMDEGQVPQFERDLELNMALAVKEAGRFRINVFKQRGEVGMVIRAIKSEIPSVDQLQLPGIFRELIMEPRGLILVVGATGSGKSTTLAAMIDHRNQHSSGHILTIEDPIEYLHRHKRSIVNQREVGLDTHSYHEALRNAMREAPDVIMIGEIRDTDTMEAAIAFSETGHLCLATLHSNNADQTLERILNFFPESAHKNVLMNLALNLRAVISQRLVVGKDGRRLPATEVLLNTPLIRDMIRRGQVHDVKEAMDRSLQEGMQTFDQSLYRLYKEGRIELDEALNKADSRDGLSLKIRLSEGSGSESTELVGNDPYGLGF
- a CDS encoding DUF4398 domain-containing protein, whose amino-acid sequence is MVHIFFPLFGRPRGARLAVSTLTLAFTLALSGCASTPPPDGIMNQAQVQLQAARDADAADYAPVDLGFAQNKFQQAQAAMAKGKYDDAATLADEARADAELARAKARLAAARSQIQSKGDANRQLRDQIDQSLSHEQQQDQSQNPALPVQQQAPADMPAPAASSLAEPIPQGQGFQTVPQSTTDQGGHP
- a CDS encoding DUF4398 domain-containing protein; the protein is MNTLTLRCSALVLAMAAVGIAHASNKDDMDIARLNSSLDQLASDPALGSYAQAEQARARDAINQLAQARSRDRAHALYLAERRVDLARATAQLQDAQLKINQLDREHDQILLDGSRREADQARRELDRQRLQYQMAQEEAARQQAEGAEATAQAQAEALQAKKLAAAQAKAANAAKKQADLAAQAARAMRAQMQGDSSSSDDSSSKKDQGK
- a CDS encoding YdcH family protein; amino-acid sequence: MFENQQRDDVEALMKADAEFRRLYQHHQELDSKVHDAEIGVLPIDDMTLSGMKKEKLHAKERLQRMWDNHAHRIN
- a CDS encoding pyridoxal-phosphate dependent enzyme, whose product is MTVHQSVLELIGRTPMVRAQRLDVGPCQLFLKLESTNPGGSIKDRIGLSMIEGAERAGKIRPGDTLVEGTAGNTGLGLALVAQQKGYRLILVVPDKMSREKIFNLKAMGAEVVLTRSDVAKGHPEYYQDMAERIARETPGAYFINQFGNMDNPAAHIATTGPEILEQLDGQVDAIVVGCGSSGTLSGLSKFFAEHSPSTEFVLADPVGSILAQYINEGTLSAKSGSWMVEGIGEDFLPSISDFTRVKKAYAIPDKESFLVARELLAKEGILGGSSTGTLLAAALRYCREQTSPKRVVTLVCDTGNKYLSKMYNDYWMLDNGFIEREQYGDLRDLLLRPFAQRDTVVIGSNELLMTAYTRMKLYDVSQLPVMDGDRLVGILDESDVLMHVHSDESRFRDVVSTAMTSNLEMLDVRSPIEALLPVFDRGHVAIVVDGEQFLGLITRIDLLNYLRRKVH
- the glmS gene encoding glutamine--fructose-6-phosphate transaminase (isomerizing), giving the protein MCGIVAAAAQRDVAPLLIAGLKALEYRGYDSAGLAVLDRGEIRRVRAKGKVREMESLYLAEPFPGGTGIAHTRWATHGVPNEANAHPHMAGSVALVHNGIIENYASLRADLQARGHVFTSETDTEVMAALINEHVESGLSLRDAVMATVRELEGAYAIAVISSKEPGRVIGARHGAPLLIGVGIGEHFLGSDAQALIQVTNKIIYLDEDDVAEITRDSVAIFGLDGQRVERSMHESELSADAVERGEYRHYMQKEIFEQPHAVAATLEARIGPHGVLPNIFGVDGDELLNRVRGLHIIACGTSYHAGLVAKYWLEEYARLPVSVEVASEYRYREAVVPDGTLFVAISQSGETADTLAAMRESRRRGYLGTLAICNVPESSVVREADLKLMTRAGPEIGVASTKAFTTQLAALALLTLHLAQSRGLDRARYVDLCTQLQHLPRALEDALKLEPQIIELSAHLIHRQHALFLGRGAQYPVALEGSLKLKEISYIHAEAYPAGELKHGPLALVDEDMPVIAVAPNGPLLDKLKSNLQEVRARGGELLVFADGEACLEGNNARGVTLRINGGGDFIAPAVFTVPLQLLAYHVAVLRGTDVDQPRNLAKSVTVE